The Litoreibacter ponti genome includes a window with the following:
- a CDS encoding TRAP transporter large permease: MEIILLFGMVVGLMLIGVPIAVSLGFSSILFLLWFSDSSMASVAGTLFEAFAGHYTLLAIPFFILASSFMSTGGVARRIINFSIACVGHLRGGMAIASVFACMMFAALSGSSPATVVAIGSIVIAAMRQVGYSKEFAAGVICNAGTLGILIPPSIVMVVYAAAVEVSVGRMFLAGVIPGLLAGFMLMVGIYVMARIKDLPSGDWAGWGEIFATGREAFWGLFLIVIILGGIYGGAFTPTEAAAVAAVYAWLVACFVYRDMGPLKTGDGERNLTLIDKPKALITAFFHADTRRTLFDAGKLTITLMFVIANALILKHVLTDEQIPQQITAAMLEAGFGPVMFLVIVNVILLIGGQFMEPSGLLVIVAPLVFPIAIELGIDPIHLGIIMVVNMEIGMITPPVGLNLFVTSGVAGMPMMGVVKAALPFLMILVVFLIMVTYIPAISTWLPTLVMGPELITN, from the coding sequence ATGGAAATCATCCTTCTTTTCGGCATGGTCGTCGGCCTTATGCTCATCGGGGTGCCGATCGCGGTCTCCCTTGGCTTCTCGTCCATCCTGTTCCTGCTGTGGTTCTCCGACAGCTCCATGGCCTCGGTTGCGGGCACCCTGTTCGAGGCCTTCGCGGGCCACTACACCCTGCTCGCCATTCCGTTCTTCATCCTCGCCTCCAGCTTCATGTCCACCGGCGGTGTGGCGCGGCGGATCATCAACTTCTCGATCGCCTGCGTGGGGCATTTGCGCGGCGGCATGGCCATCGCCTCCGTCTTCGCCTGCATGATGTTTGCCGCGCTGTCGGGCTCCAGCCCTGCCACCGTGGTCGCCATCGGCTCCATCGTGATCGCCGCCATGCGGCAGGTGGGCTATTCCAAGGAATTCGCCGCCGGTGTGATCTGTAACGCGGGCACGTTGGGCATCCTGATCCCGCCCTCCATCGTGATGGTGGTCTACGCCGCCGCCGTGGAGGTCTCGGTCGGGCGCATGTTCCTCGCGGGCGTGATCCCCGGCCTTCTGGCGGGCTTCATGCTGATGGTCGGCATCTATGTCATGGCGCGCATCAAGGACCTGCCCTCGGGTGATTGGGCCGGCTGGGGCGAGATTTTCGCCACGGGCCGGGAGGCCTTCTGGGGCCTGTTCCTGATCGTGATCATCTTGGGCGGCATCTATGGCGGCGCGTTCACGCCGACCGAGGCCGCGGCGGTCGCCGCCGTCTATGCGTGGCTCGTGGCCTGCTTCGTCTACCGCGACATGGGCCCGCTCAAGACGGGCGATGGCGAGCGCAACCTGACGCTGATCGACAAGCCCAAGGCGCTGATCACGGCCTTCTTCCATGCCGACACGCGCCGCACGCTGTTTGATGCGGGCAAGCTGACCATCACGCTGATGTTCGTGATCGCCAACGCGCTGATCCTCAAGCACGTGCTCACCGACGAGCAGATCCCGCAGCAGATCACCGCAGCGATGCTCGAGGCGGGCTTTGGCCCGGTCATGTTCCTCGTGATCGTCAACGTGATCCTGCTGATCGGCGGCCAGTTCATGGAGCCCTCGGGCCTTCTGGTTATCGTGGCGCCGCTGGTCTTCCCCATCGCCATCGAGCTGGGCATCGACCCGATCCATCTGGGCATCATCATGGTGGTCAACATGGAGATCGGGATGATCACGCCGCCCGTGGGTCTTAACCTCTTCGTGACCTCTGGGGTGGCTGGCATGCCGATGATGGGCGTCGTGAAAGCGGCGTTGCCCTTCCTGATGATCCTCGTCGTTTTCCTGATCATGGTGACCTATATCCCCGCGATCTCGACCTGGCTGCCGACGCTCGTCATGGGGCCGGAGCTGATCACGAATTAG
- a CDS encoding TRAP transporter small permease: protein MSGQAHDHARSFIDTIEETIIAFLLGMMTIITFANVVARYVFNSNILWALELTVFMFAWLVLLGASYAVKKGAHLGVDAILNMVSPAAKRACGIAAAAVCVLFALMLFKGAWDYYANYANLPGFSTDGPIARWFPLGFEESFRPKGWYETNDIPVPAFLTWLEDAFNDGDEYEKIPLLIPYFVLPFSMALFLLRSIQAALALITGKIDMLIVSHEVEDEIDAARETALKD from the coding sequence ATGAGCGGACAAGCGCACGATCACGCGCGATCATTCATCGACACCATCGAAGAGACCATCATCGCCTTTCTTCTGGGCATGATGACGATCATCACCTTCGCCAACGTGGTGGCGCGCTACGTGTTCAACTCGAACATCCTCTGGGCGCTTGAGCTGACCGTCTTCATGTTTGCCTGGCTGGTGCTGCTGGGCGCGTCCTACGCCGTGAAGAAGGGCGCGCATCTTGGGGTCGACGCGATCCTCAACATGGTTTCACCCGCAGCCAAACGCGCCTGCGGCATCGCCGCAGCGGCGGTCTGCGTGCTGTTCGCCCTGATGCTCTTCAAGGGCGCGTGGGACTATTACGCCAACTACGCCAACCTGCCGGGCTTCAGCACCGACGGCCCTATCGCCCGCTGGTTCCCGCTGGGATTTGAGGAAAGCTTCCGCCCGAAAGGCTGGTACGAGACCAACGACATCCCCGTGCCCGCCTTCCTGACCTGGCTCGAGGACGCGTTCAACGATGGCGACGAGTACGAGAAAATCCCGCTGCTTATCCCGTACTTTGTGTTGCCCTTCTCCATGGCGCTGTTCCTGCTGCGCTCGATACAGGCCGCGCTGGCGCTGATCACCGGCAAGATCGACATGCTGATCGTCAGCCACGAAGTGGAAGACGAGATCGACGCCGCCCGCGAAACCGCTCTGAAAGACTGA
- a CDS encoding DctP family TRAP transporter solute-binding subunit, producing MKTFLKAACVAAVALVPGAAFAACDDGEVVIKFSHVTNTDKHPKGIAASLLEQRVNDEMNGKACMEVFPNSTLYTDEKALEALLQGDIQLAAPSLSLFEKFTKQFRIFDLPFMFKDIAAVDAFQASAEGQAMKDSMQKRGLQGLQFWHNGMKQMSASKPLILPTDAEGLKFRVQPSDVLVAQMEAIGGSPQKMAFAEVYGALQQGVVDGQENTWSNIFGRKFFEVQDGVTETNHGIIDYLVVANVDWLDGLDGDVRDQFLTILEEVTVTRNAESTKVNESAKQAIIDAGGVVRSLDADQRAAWVEAMKPVWSQFEGDVGAENIAAAQAINAATN from the coding sequence ATGAAAACCTTTTTGAAGGCCGCATGCGTCGCGGCCGTTGCTCTCGTTCCGGGCGCTGCCTTTGCAGCCTGTGACGACGGCGAAGTCGTCATCAAGTTCAGCCACGTCACCAACACCGACAAGCACCCCAAGGGCATCGCTGCATCCCTTCTGGAGCAGCGCGTCAATGACGAGATGAACGGCAAAGCCTGCATGGAGGTCTTCCCGAACTCCACGCTCTACACCGACGAGAAAGCGCTCGAGGCCCTGCTGCAGGGTGACATCCAGCTGGCCGCCCCGTCGCTGTCGCTGTTCGAGAAGTTCACCAAGCAGTTCCGCATCTTCGACCTGCCCTTCATGTTCAAAGACATCGCCGCTGTGGACGCGTTCCAGGCCTCTGCCGAAGGTCAGGCGATGAAGGACAGCATGCAGAAGCGTGGCCTGCAGGGCCTGCAGTTCTGGCACAATGGCATGAAGCAGATGTCGGCCTCCAAGCCGCTGATCCTGCCCACCGACGCCGAGGGCCTGAAGTTCCGCGTGCAGCCCTCTGACGTGCTGGTCGCCCAGATGGAAGCCATCGGTGGCTCGCCCCAGAAGATGGCGTTTGCCGAGGTGTACGGCGCGCTGCAGCAGGGCGTTGTGGACGGCCAGGAAAACACCTGGTCCAACATCTTTGGCCGCAAGTTCTTCGAAGTCCAAGACGGCGTGACCGAGACCAACCACGGCATCATCGACTATCTCGTCGTGGCCAATGTGGACTGGCTGGACGGTCTGGACGGCGACGTGCGCGACCAGTTCCTGACCATCCTCGAAGAAGTCACCGTGACCCGCAACGCCGAGTCCACCAAGGTGAACGAGAGCGCAAAGCAGGCGATCATCGACGCCGGTGGCGTGGTGCGCTCGCTGGATGCGGATCAGCGCGCGGCCTGGGTCGAGGCGATGAAGCCCGTGTGGAGCCAGTTCGAAGGTGACGTGGGCGCCGAGAACATCGCAGCCGCACAGGCGATCAACGCCGCCACCAACTAA